One Halobacterium sp. DL1 DNA window includes the following coding sequences:
- a CDS encoding agmatinase: MEDVEDLPELSFAGVQTFLKAEQATVEDIDDGADVGVLGVPFDGAVSRQPGARFGPAAIREASAWYAYLGGYKGGVLNVETGQTVDYGDIEIRDCGDVPTVPTSIERTRPQIEAAVELVAEQTFPLVLGGDHYVTYPSFLGYARSVDGPVGVVQIDAHSDTVASSTLYGEHFHGSPMARIDETDYGSYETHSMVGIRGYEGPEFADLVDDRDIDVRTAPEVHERGIEECVRDAVEHATDGTDSVYLTVDIDGVDPAYAPGTGTPEPGGLTSADLLEAMDVLGEYDEIGAMDLMEVAPKLDPTESTQRLAANAIVRFLEARFLG, from the coding sequence ATGGAAGACGTCGAAGACCTGCCCGAGCTATCGTTCGCGGGCGTACAGACGTTCCTGAAGGCCGAACAGGCGACGGTCGAGGACATCGACGACGGGGCCGACGTCGGCGTGCTCGGCGTGCCGTTCGACGGCGCCGTCTCCCGGCAACCTGGCGCCCGCTTCGGACCGGCAGCGATCCGGGAAGCCAGCGCCTGGTACGCGTATCTCGGCGGCTACAAGGGCGGTGTGTTGAACGTCGAGACCGGCCAGACCGTCGACTACGGGGATATCGAGATTCGGGACTGCGGGGACGTGCCGACGGTGCCGACGAGCATCGAACGGACTCGCCCCCAGATCGAGGCGGCCGTGGAACTGGTAGCCGAGCAGACGTTCCCGCTCGTGCTCGGCGGCGACCACTACGTGACGTACCCATCCTTCCTCGGGTACGCGCGGAGCGTCGACGGCCCCGTCGGCGTCGTCCAGATCGACGCGCACAGCGACACCGTCGCGTCGAGCACGCTGTACGGCGAGCACTTCCACGGGTCACCGATGGCGCGCATCGACGAGACCGACTACGGCTCCTACGAGACCCACTCGATGGTTGGAATCCGGGGGTACGAGGGGCCGGAGTTCGCCGACCTCGTGGACGACCGCGACATCGACGTCCGGACCGCCCCGGAGGTCCACGAACGCGGCATCGAGGAGTGCGTCAGGGACGCCGTCGAGCACGCGACCGACGGCACGGACAGCGTCTACCTCACCGTCGACATCGACGGTGTGGACCCCGCCTACGCCCCCGGCACCGGGACGCCGGAGCCGGGCGGGCTGACGAGCGCGGACCTCCTCGAGGCGATGGACGTTCTGGGGGAGTACGACGAGATCGGCGCGATGGACCTGATGGAGGTCGCGCCGAAACTCGACCCGACGGAGTCCACGCAGCGACTCGCTGCGAACGCTATCGTCAGATTCCTCGAGGCGAGGTTCCTCGGCTGA
- a CDS encoding transcriptional regulator: MATDDGGKRTIASVDKALQILEALRSMGGATLAELAGEIDLSKGALHTHLATLRDHGFVEHRGDSYALGPAFLTFGEYVRNSVPLYRAAKGEVDELAVESGECVHLITEENGLESILYESFGDRAVGREFFMKNREETDRHLHYSAAGKSILSEFDEDDVDAVIDQHGLPQHTPYSITDLGEFKAELETVRERGYAANDEEDLLGIRAVGSPILGPSGDVLGALSLSAPTSRLQDERFTEDLPRVVKEYVNIIEVNLQTGDISM, encoded by the coding sequence ATGGCAACAGACGACGGGGGGAAGCGGACCATCGCCTCCGTAGACAAGGCGCTCCAGATTCTCGAAGCGCTCCGGAGTATGGGCGGGGCGACGCTCGCGGAGTTGGCCGGGGAGATCGACCTCTCGAAGGGCGCGCTCCACACCCACCTCGCGACGCTGCGCGACCACGGCTTCGTGGAACACCGGGGGGACAGCTACGCGCTCGGTCCCGCGTTCCTCACGTTCGGGGAGTACGTCCGGAACAGCGTCCCGCTCTACCGCGCGGCGAAGGGCGAGGTGGACGAACTCGCCGTGGAGTCAGGGGAGTGTGTCCACCTCATCACCGAGGAGAACGGCCTCGAGTCGATCCTCTACGAGTCCTTCGGGGACCGCGCCGTCGGCAGAGAGTTCTTCATGAAGAACCGGGAGGAGACGGACCGACACCTCCACTACTCCGCCGCCGGGAAGTCCATCCTCTCGGAGTTCGACGAGGACGACGTCGACGCAGTCATCGACCAGCACGGCCTCCCCCAGCACACCCCCTACAGCATCACCGACCTCGGGGAGTTCAAAGCCGAACTGGAGACGGTCCGTGAACGCGGGTACGCCGCGAACGACGAGGAGGACCTGCTCGGCATCCGCGCGGTCGGCAGCCCGATTCTCGGTCCCAGCGGCGACGTACTGGGGGCTCTCAGCCTCTCGGCGCCGACGAGCCGACTCCAGGACGAGCGGTTCACGGAGGATCTCCCCCGCGTCGTCAAGGAGTACGTCAACATCATCGAGGTGAACCTGCAGACTGGGGACATCTCCATGTAG
- a CDS encoding 4-aminobutyrate aminotransferase: MNRETAEPTADQRSGDASEAWVAAHQDVAAPSEYSHEFVWDVTGDAEGPFVTDLDGNVLMDFTCHIGAAPLGYNNPKVLDKLSEFDLVDPLKIAGQDFYFGSGTVDDPEFPGSTQLMQELTERSSQYGMDTVFLSNSGAEAIENAMKVAYDYCDAPKYGITFTGAFHGRTFGALSLTRAKSVYTRKFPELSGIREVPFCACEGDCTCGFWAGGQSRLETLLGPGGHVDPNEVAFLVIEPIQGVGGYRFPSDEFAREVGRVSETYDIPLIVDEIQTGVGRSGSMWASDHYPFEPDIIAAGKALRVGATVGRSELFPDEKNRLGSTWGGGDVIASMQGAFTLEAIDEHDLLANAETRGAALVDSLDTHHDCVEDSRNLGLLAAVDYDTKERRDAVVAAALDRGLLTLGCGTRTLRLLPPLDVTEREVDLGTSLLNDAVAEVADD; this comes from the coding sequence ATGAACAGGGAGACGGCCGAGCCCACAGCCGACCAGCGCTCCGGCGACGCGTCGGAAGCCTGGGTCGCAGCACACCAGGACGTCGCGGCCCCCAGCGAGTACTCACACGAGTTCGTCTGGGACGTCACCGGCGACGCCGAGGGGCCGTTCGTGACTGACCTCGACGGCAACGTCCTGATGGACTTCACGTGCCACATCGGCGCCGCGCCGCTCGGGTACAACAACCCCAAGGTTCTGGACAAACTCAGCGAGTTCGACCTCGTCGACCCGCTGAAGATCGCGGGCCAGGACTTCTACTTCGGCAGCGGCACCGTCGACGACCCGGAGTTCCCCGGGTCGACCCAGCTGATGCAGGAGCTCACCGAGCGGTCCAGCCAGTACGGCATGGACACGGTGTTCCTCTCGAACTCCGGCGCGGAGGCCATCGAGAACGCGATGAAGGTGGCCTACGACTACTGCGACGCCCCCAAGTACGGCATCACGTTCACGGGGGCGTTCCACGGTCGGACCTTTGGCGCGCTGTCGCTGACGAGAGCCAAGAGCGTCTACACGCGAAAGTTCCCGGAGCTGTCGGGCATCCGGGAGGTGCCGTTCTGCGCCTGCGAGGGCGACTGCACGTGCGGGTTCTGGGCGGGCGGCCAGTCGCGACTGGAGACCCTCCTCGGGCCGGGCGGCCACGTCGACCCGAACGAGGTCGCGTTCCTCGTGATCGAACCGATCCAGGGCGTCGGCGGCTACCGGTTCCCGAGCGACGAGTTCGCGCGCGAGGTCGGCCGCGTCTCCGAGACGTACGACATCCCGCTCATCGTGGACGAGATTCAGACCGGCGTCGGTCGCTCCGGGTCGATGTGGGCCTCGGACCACTACCCGTTCGAACCAGACATCATCGCGGCCGGGAAGGCGCTGCGCGTCGGCGCGACCGTCGGCCGCTCGGAGCTGTTCCCCGACGAGAAGAACCGCCTCGGCTCCACGTGGGGCGGCGGCGACGTCATCGCCTCGATGCAGGGCGCGTTCACGCTCGAAGCCATCGACGAACACGACCTGCTGGCGAACGCGGAGACCCGCGGCGCAGCGCTCGTCGACTCGCTCGACACCCACCACGACTGCGTCGAGGACAGCCGTAACCTCGGGCTGCTCGCGGCGGTCGACTACGATACGAAGGAACGGCGCGACGCCGTCGTGGCGGCGGCACTGGACCGCGGTCTGCTCACGCTGGGCTGTGGTACCCGGACGCTGCGCCTGCTCCCGCCACTGGACGTCACCGAGCGCGAGGTCGACCTCGGGACCTCGCTGCTGAACGACGCCGTCGCGGAGGTCGCCGATGACTGA
- a CDS encoding dienelactone hydrolase: MSSEHQQFEFRMPDPGEGLTEAEIETWLVAEGDAVDEADVLCEVETDKAIVEIPVPVAGTVLELRAEPGDVVAVGDVIAVFETENPPSDQVAVGKGADSEADATADAGGESEESTEDAENVESAVSPVDDAAEASETADAADTGASSSGESTATQTSDERVFAAPSTRRYAREEGVDLAAVDGSGPGGRVLRADVDAHSQQAATTETGSEAGQPAPPSSGAAASEAEGEDADAHGEVVRRPLSGLRETIAENMVESKQTIPHVTSGFEADATELVALKERLDEKLDAPVSYTALVMKAVVPALQEFPTLNATIDDEAGEIVEKRYYNLGVATHTDDGLMVPVVHDVDRKSVAELSTELGDLAERTRERSVDASDLRGGTFTVTNTGSHSEHGTFGTPIIRHPEVAILGMSRIQNKPVAVDDTEMEVRKVLPLTLSFDHRLVDGVTAAQFAEYVIEAIEDADVLVSRL; encoded by the coding sequence ATGAGTTCTGAACACCAACAGTTCGAGTTCCGGATGCCCGACCCCGGCGAGGGGCTGACAGAAGCGGAGATAGAGACGTGGCTGGTCGCGGAGGGCGACGCCGTCGACGAGGCGGACGTGCTCTGCGAGGTGGAGACGGACAAGGCCATCGTGGAGATACCCGTCCCGGTCGCGGGGACGGTGCTGGAACTCCGCGCCGAACCCGGTGACGTCGTCGCCGTCGGCGACGTCATCGCCGTCTTCGAGACGGAGAACCCGCCGAGCGACCAGGTCGCCGTCGGGAAGGGGGCGGACTCGGAGGCGGACGCGACTGCCGACGCGGGCGGAGAGTCCGAAGAATCGACCGAGGACGCCGAGAACGTCGAGTCGGCCGTCTCGCCGGTCGACGACGCCGCAGAGGCAAGCGAAACGGCGGATGCGGCGGACACCGGTGCGTCGTCGTCGGGCGAGTCGACAGCCACGCAGACCAGCGACGAGCGCGTGTTCGCGGCGCCGAGCACGCGGCGGTACGCCCGCGAAGAAGGCGTCGACCTCGCCGCCGTCGATGGGTCCGGCCCGGGCGGCCGCGTCCTCCGGGCGGACGTGGACGCGCACAGCCAGCAGGCCGCGACCACGGAGACGGGCAGTGAGGCCGGCCAGCCCGCGCCCCCGTCGAGCGGAGCAGCAGCGAGCGAGGCCGAGGGCGAGGACGCCGACGCGCACGGTGAGGTCGTCCGGCGGCCGCTGAGCGGTCTCCGGGAGACCATCGCGGAGAACATGGTGGAGTCCAAGCAGACGATTCCCCACGTCACCTCCGGCTTCGAGGCGGACGCCACCGAACTCGTCGCGCTGAAGGAGCGCCTCGACGAGAAACTGGACGCACCTGTCTCCTACACCGCGCTCGTGATGAAGGCCGTCGTCCCCGCGCTCCAGGAGTTCCCGACGCTGAACGCCACTATCGACGACGAGGCCGGGGAGATCGTCGAGAAGCGCTACTACAACCTCGGCGTCGCGACCCACACCGACGACGGCCTCATGGTGCCCGTCGTCCACGACGTCGACCGGAAGTCGGTAGCGGAACTGAGCACCGAACTCGGCGACCTGGCCGAACGGACCCGCGAGCGCTCGGTGGACGCCAGCGACCTCCGTGGGGGGACGTTCACCGTCACGAACACGGGTAGTCACAGCGAACACGGGACGTTCGGCACGCCAATCATCCGCCACCCCGAGGTGGCCATCCTGGGGATGAGTCGCATCCAGAACAAGCCCGTCGCCGTCGACGACACCGAGATGGAGGTCAGGAAGGTGTTGCCGCTGACCCTCTCCTTTGACCACCGCCTCGTCGACGGCGTCACCGCCGCACAGTTCGCCGAGTACGTCATCGAGGCCATCGAGGACGCCGACGTCCTCGTCTCGCGACTGTAG
- a CDS encoding pyruvate dehydrogenase yields MSDAADVDGETSERNLVETINETLAAEMHNDDSVRLLGYDIGPIGGVYRTTKDLIDEFGDARVIDTPLSENGLLGTAVGMAMRGERVIPEIQFMGFFYPAFGQFMYTLAKMHERSGGAIDVPLTVRMVCGGGVKSSEYHSESTESYLVHTPGVRVVYPSGPREAKGLLTASVRHDDPVVFMEHKKLYRTHREPVPDEEYTLPLDEARIAREGEDLTVITWGAMVRQAEVAADRVDADVEIVDLRTLSPLDVETVLDSVKKTGRCVVFHEARRTLGLGAELTAVINEYAFDRLHAPVQRATGYDVHFPSNQIEDEYLPDAQRAEYAIEAVMSYEF; encoded by the coding sequence GTGAGCGACGCAGCGGACGTCGACGGCGAGACGAGCGAGCGCAACCTCGTGGAGACCATCAACGAGACGCTCGCCGCGGAGATGCACAACGACGACTCCGTCCGCCTGCTGGGCTACGACATCGGCCCCATCGGCGGCGTCTACCGGACGACCAAGGACCTCATCGACGAGTTCGGCGACGCCCGGGTCATCGACACGCCGCTGTCCGAGAACGGTCTTCTCGGGACCGCCGTCGGCATGGCGATGCGCGGCGAGCGCGTGATTCCCGAGATACAGTTCATGGGGTTCTTCTACCCCGCGTTCGGGCAGTTCATGTACACGCTGGCGAAGATGCACGAGCGCTCCGGCGGCGCCATCGACGTCCCGCTGACGGTGCGGATGGTCTGTGGCGGCGGCGTGAAGTCCAGCGAGTACCACTCCGAGTCGACGGAGAGCTACCTCGTCCACACGCCCGGGGTCCGCGTGGTCTATCCGAGCGGGCCACGGGAGGCGAAGGGGCTGCTCACCGCGAGCGTTCGCCACGACGACCCCGTGGTGTTCATGGAGCACAAGAAGCTCTACCGGACCCACCGCGAACCCGTCCCCGACGAGGAGTACACGCTGCCGCTGGACGAGGCGCGCATCGCCCGCGAGGGCGAGGACCTCACGGTCATCACGTGGGGCGCGATGGTGCGCCAGGCCGAGGTGGCCGCCGACCGCGTCGACGCCGACGTGGAAATCGTCGACCTGCGGACGCTGAGTCCGCTCGACGTCGAGACGGTGCTCGACTCCGTGAAGAAGACCGGGCGCTGCGTGGTGTTCCACGAGGCCCGGCGGACGCTCGGCCTCGGCGCCGAACTGACCGCGGTCATCAACGAGTACGCGTTCGACCGGCTGCACGCACCGGTCCAGCGCGCCACCGGCTACGACGTCCACTTCCCGAGCAACCAGATCGAGGACGAGTACCTGCCGGACGCACAGCGTGCAGAGTACGCCATCGAGGCGGTGATGAGCTATGAGTTCTGA
- a CDS encoding 2-oxoacid dehydrogenase: protein MALWSEEQPSEDFHRVLAPDGTLVGDPPDLDDDALKELYWAMKLTRAFEDRALRLQRSGELSIISRCRGEEATPLGAAAALSPGDWCFPLYRQRSGLVYWGVPLDRQLANLMGAEPETIDEHLPMDDAREPPVNFSPGYVPLGANLPNTVGSALADKLNDRDTVSLTFVGDGSTSQGDFHDALNFAGVFEVPAVFICQNNQWAISVPAHRQTASETFAQKGDAYGVPHERVDGNDIFAVYEAARNAVERARNGGGPTFIECVTYRIVEHNTADEPSVYRDEEQRDYWLERDPIDRFETFLLDEGVLTEADVEDVESEADEEVASAIEAAREVPESDPQRMFDNHLRGESWKQSHQRAELERELEGENPFTDWTGEGFQ, encoded by the coding sequence ATGGCACTCTGGTCCGAAGAACAGCCGTCCGAAGATTTCCACCGGGTACTGGCACCCGACGGGACGCTCGTCGGCGACCCGCCAGACCTCGACGACGACGCGCTCAAGGAGCTCTACTGGGCGATGAAGCTCACGCGCGCCTTCGAGGACAGGGCGCTCCGCCTCCAGCGGAGCGGTGAACTGAGCATCATCTCCCGGTGTCGGGGCGAGGAGGCGACGCCGCTCGGCGCGGCGGCAGCGCTCTCCCCCGGCGACTGGTGTTTCCCGCTGTACCGACAGCGCTCCGGGCTCGTCTACTGGGGCGTCCCGCTCGACCGGCAGCTAGCCAACCTGATGGGCGCGGAACCCGAGACCATCGACGAGCACCTCCCGATGGACGACGCCAGGGAACCGCCGGTGAACTTCTCGCCGGGCTACGTGCCCCTCGGCGCGAACCTCCCGAACACCGTCGGCTCCGCGCTCGCCGACAAACTCAACGACCGCGACACGGTATCGCTAACGTTCGTCGGCGACGGGTCGACCAGCCAGGGCGACTTCCACGACGCGCTCAATTTCGCGGGCGTCTTCGAGGTGCCAGCGGTGTTCATCTGCCAGAACAACCAGTGGGCCATCTCGGTGCCCGCACACCGCCAGACGGCCTCCGAGACGTTCGCCCAGAAGGGCGACGCGTACGGCGTCCCCCACGAGCGCGTCGACGGCAACGACATCTTCGCGGTGTACGAGGCGGCCAGGAACGCAGTCGAGCGCGCCCGCAACGGCGGCGGCCCGACGTTCATCGAGTGCGTCACCTACCGCATCGTCGAACACAACACCGCGGACGAACCGAGCGTCTACCGGGACGAGGAACAGCGCGACTACTGGTTAGAGCGCGACCCCATCGACCGCTTCGAGACCTTCCTCCTCGACGAGGGCGTCCTCACCGAGGCGGACGTCGAGGACGTCGAGTCGGAGGCCGACGAGGAGGTCGCGTCGGCCATCGAGGCTGCCCGCGAGGTGCCCGAATCCGACCCCCAGCGGATGTTCGACAACCACCTGCGTGGAGAGTCCTGGAAGCAGTCCCACCAGCGCGCCGAACTCGAGCGCGAACTCGAGGGCGAGAACCCGTTCACCGACTGGACGGGGGAGGGGTTCCAGTGA